The window GCGATCGGCTCGGGGCCGTACCGGCAGACCGCGCACCACCCGAAGTCCAACACCACCTTCGAGGCGTATCCCGACTACAACGGCCCGCGCAAGCCCGCCTTCAAGAAGATGAACTGGCTGACGATCGTGGACGCGGCGCCGCGGGTGGCCAGGATCTCGGGCGCCAGCGCGGGCGCGCAGATCGCGGACAACATCCCGTACGCCAACATCGGGCAGCTGGAGAGCGGCGGGCTGACGGTCGCGGGCGGGGCCGGCATGAACAACCTGTTCCTGATGTTCAACACCAAGCACAAGCCCTTCGACGACGTACGCGTCCGCCAGGCGCTGCACTACGCCATCGACACCGAGAAGATGATCGAGGTCGCCCTCAAGGGGCACGGGAAGCCGTCGTCGTCCTTCCTCAACGAGGCCAACCCCAGCTACCGGCGCGCGAAGACCGTCTACGACCACGACCCCGACAAGGCGAAGGCGCTGCTGAAGGAGGCCGGGGTCAGCGGGCTGGAGATCGAGATCCTGGCCGTCAACGTGAGCTGGATCGTCGACTGCCTGCCGACCATCAAGGCGTCCTGGGACGCGATCGGCGTCAAGACGACCCTCTCCCCGCAGGAGACGACGGCCGTCTTCACCAAGATGGACCAGAAGCAGGACTTCCAGGTCGTCGCCGCCGCCTCGAACCCCAACCAGTTCGGCCTCGACGCCGACCTGATCATGCATTACAACTACGGCCCCGAGAACCTGTGGATGCAGTACACGCGGTGGGCCGGCAACTCCGTCGCCAAGGCGCTCTTCAAGGACATGGACCGGGCGACCCAGGAGCCGGACACCGAGAAGAAGAAGACGATGATCCAGGACTACATCGACGTCGTCGCCGAACAGGCCGTGCTCTACCCGGTCGTCCACAACGAGCTGATGACGGCCTGGAACCCGAAGCAGCTCACCGGCATAAGGGCCCAGCCGTATCCCGGCATCAACCTCCTCCAGGCCAAGTGGTCCTAGCGCCGAGGAGTCCCTGAGTGGTCACCGTCGCAAGGATCCTGGCCCGTCGCGTCGCGCTGCTCGTGCCGCTGATGCTCGGCATCGTGCTGTTCGTGTTCCTGGTCATGCGGTTCTCGGACGTCGACCCGGCGTCCGCGTTCTTCCAGGGCGCCAACCCCACCGCCCAGCAGCTGCACGACTTCCGCGAGGAGAACGGCCTGCTGGATCCCCTCCCCGTCCGCTACGTCGCCTTCATCGGCGACCTGCTCCACGGCGACATGGGCATCAGCGCCCTGACCCGAGCGCCGGTCGTCGACCAGGTCATGACCGCCCTGCCGCTGACCCTCCAGCTCACCTTCCTGGGCCTCGGCATCGCGGTCGTCCTGTCGCTGCTCGGCGGCGTCACGGCGGCCATCTACCGCGACCGCCTGCCCGACCAGATCATCCGGGTCGTCTCGCTCACCGGGGTGGCCGCCCCCGGCTTCTGGCTGGCGCTGCTGATGATCCAGTACCTCGCCGTCGACCTGGGCTGGTTCCCGACCGGCGGCTACATCAACCCGGCGGACTCCCTCACCGGTTGGCTGAAGACCATGACCCTCCCGGCCTTCGCCCTGTCGCTGCCGGTGGCGGCGCAGCTGACGCGGATCGTGCGCACGGCGGTGGTGGAGGAGCTGGACAAGGACTACGTGCGGACGGCGATCGGCAGCGGGCTGCCGCCGCGGGTGGTCGTCGGCCGGAACGTCCTCAGGAACGCGCTCATCAACCCGCTGACCGTGCTCGGCCTGCGCGTCGGATATCTCCTCGGCGGCGCGGTGGTCATCGAGACGATCTTCTCCCTCCCGGGGATGGGGAAGCTGATGATCGACGCCGTGAAGAACGGCGACCCGGCGGTGGTCCAGGGCGTCGTCCTCACGACGGCGACCGGCTTCGTGGTCGTCAACCTGGTCATCGACATCCTGTACCTGCTGGTCAACCCGCGACTGCGGGAGGCGACGTGACGTTCAACCGCAAACGCCTCGCCGAAGCGCTGTCCCGGCCCGGCATCCGGCTGCGCGGCTGGCGCCGGCTGCCGCTGCTGTCGAAGGTCGCGTTCTGCTTCCTGGCGGTCGTGGTCCTGATGGCGCTGCTCGCCCCGCTGCTCTCGCCGCACGACCCGCTCGACCAGCAGCCGCCCGTCGACGGCACCGGGCACCCGTCCGCCGACCACTGGATGGGCCAGGACAGCCTCGGCCGGGACATCCTCGGCCGGCTGATGTACGGCGCCCGCTGGTCGCTGGCGATCGGCCTCGGCGCGACCGGACTCGCGCTGGTCGTCGGCGCCCTGCTCGGCGCCATCGCCGCGACCTCCCGCAAGGCGGTCGACGAGACGCTGATGCGCTGTCTGGACGTGGTGATGGCGTTCCCGGGCATCGCGCTGGCCGCCGTGCTCGTCGCGGTCTTCGGCGGCGGAATCACCGTCCTGATCTGCGCGATCGCGTTCCTGTTCACGCCGCCGGTGGCGCGGGTCGTCCGGGCGAACGTCCTCGATCAGTACGGCGAGGACTACGTCACGGCGGAACGGGTCATCGGCGCCCGCACCCCGCACATCGTCATCAGGCACGTGGCGATCAACTGCGCCGCCCCGGTGCTGGTGTTCTGCACGGTCCAGGTGGCGGAGGCGATCGTCTTCGAGGCGTCGCTGTCCTTCATCGGCGCGGGCGTGCGGCCGCCCGACCCCTCCTGGGGCAGTGTCATCGCCGACGGCAAGAACATGGTGCTGACCGGCGGCTGGTGGGCGACCGTCTTCCCCGGCCTGCTGATGCTGGTGACGGTGCTCTCGCTGAACATCCTCTCCGAGGGCGTCTCGGACGCGTGGGCGGCACCCTCGGCGCGCGAGGTCGACGTACGGGACGACGACGACCGGCTGGAGGCGCCGGAGCCGGGCAGCGGAGAGGTGCTGCAACTGCCCGGGCTCGCGGAGGCCGCGGCACGGCTGCGGTCACGGGCGCGGCCGCTGCCCCACGGACGGCAGCCGGTACTGGCCGTGGAGAACCTGGCGATCGGCTTCGAGGGTCGCCATGCCGGCGTGGACATCGTCGACGGCATCAGCTTCGAGGTGCAGCCCGGTGAGGTGCTGGGCCTGGTCGGCGAGTCGGGCTGCGGGAAGTCGCTCACAGCCCTCGCGGTGATGGGCCTGGAGCCGAAGGGCGCCCGGGTCCGCGGCCATGTCCGTTTCAACCAGCGGCAGTTGGTGGGCGAGCCGATGCGCGTACGCCGCAAGCTGCTGGGCCACGAGATGGCGATGATCTACCAGGACGCCCTGTCGTCCCTGAACCCGGCGATGACGATCCGCGCGCAGCTCAAGCAGGTCGTACGCCGCGGAGGCCGCCGTACCCCGCACGAACTGCTGACGCTCGTCGGCCTCGACCCGGAACGCACCCTGCGCAGCTACCCGCACGAGCTCTCCGGCGGCCAGCGCCAGCGCGTCCTGATCGCCATGGCCCTGTCCCGCGACCCGAAGCTGATCGTCGCCGACGAGCCGACGACCGCGCTGGACGTCACCGTGCAGGCGCAGATCATAGAGCTGCTGCTCAGGCTGCGGGAGGAGCTGGGCTTCGCCCTGATCCTGGTCTCGCACGACCTCGCGCTGATCGCGGACGTCACCGACCGGGTGGTCGTGATGTACGGCGGCCAGATCGTGGAGACCGGCGTGACCGCCGACCTGGTGGAGGCACCGGCGCACCACTACACGCGGGGCCTGCTCGGGAGTGTGCTCTCGCTGGAGTCGGCGCAGGAGCGGATGACGCAGATCAAGGGCGTGGTCCCCTCCCCCGCGGACTTCCCGGCGGGCTGCCGTTTCGCGGACCGGTGCCCGCTGGCGAGCGAGGTGTGCCGCACGACGGCCCCCGACCTGGTGGGGACACCGACGCACACGGCGGCCTGCCATCACCCGGCGATCGTGCCGGCGCCGACGGATCGCTCGGAGAGTGGGGTCGTGCAGTGAACGCGCTGGTGGAGCTGTCGGACGCGCACGTCGTGCACAAGGCGCGCAGCGGCGGGCTGTTCACGCGGGACAAGGTGTACGCCCTGACCGGCGCCGACCTCGTCATCGCGCCCGGCGAGACGGTGGGCGTGGTCGGGGAGTCGGGGTGCGGGAAGTCGACGCTGGCGAAGGTGCTGGTGGGGGTGCAGCGGCCGACGTCGGGGACGGTGTCCTTCCGGGGACGCGACCTGTGGACGATGAGCCCGGCCGAGCGCAGGACGGCGGTCGGCGCCGGGACCGGCATGATCTTCCAGGACCCGTCGACGGCGTTGAACCGTCGCCTGCCCGTCCGGCAGATACTGCGGGACCCGCTGGACGTGCACGGCCGGGGGACCAAGGCCCAACGCGAGGAGCGGGTGAGGGAGTTGATGTCCCTGGTGGGGTTGCCGCGCGCCCTCACCGACGCGCTTCCCGGCCAGCTCTCGGGCGGTCAGCGCCAACGCGTCGCGATCGCACGGGCGTTGGCCCTGGACCCCGACCTGGTGGTGGCGGACGAGCCGACGAGCGCGCTGGACGTGTCGGTCCGGGCCCAGATCCTGAACCTCCTGCTGGACCTGAAGGAGCGGCTGGGCCTGGCCCTGGTCTTCGTCTCCCACGACATCCAGACGGTACGGCGGATGAGCGACCGCGTGATCACGATGTACCTGGGCCGGATCGTCGAGGAGTCCCCGGCGGCCGACGTCACCGACGGCTCCCGGCACCCGTACACCCGGGCCCTGTTCTCCGCGACGCCCGGCCTGCTGGACCCCATCGATCCGATCCCGCTGGTGGGCCCGGTGCCGTCGGCGACCCGGCCGCCGAGCGGGTGCCCCTTCCGGACGCGGT of the Streptomyces sp. T12 genome contains:
- a CDS encoding ABC transporter substrate-binding protein, with translation MRDVTPDVPALHRRSFLKYTGALGAAAAVSASLSACSSGPESTNETGGGGGQNRTLTAVIGYGNDGSWDPTQTASAFCMAANNHIYEGLLDTDPISREPYAALATQVPADPNATSWKFTLRAGAKFHDGKPVTADDVVFVFDRILDPKTQTLAKGFFASWLKEVRKIDAHNVELVLKFPFPDGISRLTLAKIMPKHVFSQPGAWEDAIKGKAIGSGPYRQTAHHPKSNTTFEAYPDYNGPRKPAFKKMNWLTIVDAAPRVARISGASAGAQIADNIPYANIGQLESGGLTVAGGAGMNNLFLMFNTKHKPFDDVRVRQALHYAIDTEKMIEVALKGHGKPSSSFLNEANPSYRRAKTVYDHDPDKAKALLKEAGVSGLEIEILAVNVSWIVDCLPTIKASWDAIGVKTTLSPQETTAVFTKMDQKQDFQVVAAASNPNQFGLDADLIMHYNYGPENLWMQYTRWAGNSVAKALFKDMDRATQEPDTEKKKTMIQDYIDVVAEQAVLYPVVHNELMTAWNPKQLTGIRAQPYPGINLLQAKWS
- a CDS encoding ABC transporter permease, which codes for MVTVARILARRVALLVPLMLGIVLFVFLVMRFSDVDPASAFFQGANPTAQQLHDFREENGLLDPLPVRYVAFIGDLLHGDMGISALTRAPVVDQVMTALPLTLQLTFLGLGIAVVLSLLGGVTAAIYRDRLPDQIIRVVSLTGVAAPGFWLALLMIQYLAVDLGWFPTGGYINPADSLTGWLKTMTLPAFALSLPVAAQLTRIVRTAVVEELDKDYVRTAIGSGLPPRVVVGRNVLRNALINPLTVLGLRVGYLLGGAVVIETIFSLPGMGKLMIDAVKNGDPAVVQGVVLTTATGFVVVNLVIDILYLLVNPRLREAT
- a CDS encoding dipeptide/oligopeptide/nickel ABC transporter permease/ATP-binding protein, which encodes MTFNRKRLAEALSRPGIRLRGWRRLPLLSKVAFCFLAVVVLMALLAPLLSPHDPLDQQPPVDGTGHPSADHWMGQDSLGRDILGRLMYGARWSLAIGLGATGLALVVGALLGAIAATSRKAVDETLMRCLDVVMAFPGIALAAVLVAVFGGGITVLICAIAFLFTPPVARVVRANVLDQYGEDYVTAERVIGARTPHIVIRHVAINCAAPVLVFCTVQVAEAIVFEASLSFIGAGVRPPDPSWGSVIADGKNMVLTGGWWATVFPGLLMLVTVLSLNILSEGVSDAWAAPSAREVDVRDDDDRLEAPEPGSGEVLQLPGLAEAAARLRSRARPLPHGRQPVLAVENLAIGFEGRHAGVDIVDGISFEVQPGEVLGLVGESGCGKSLTALAVMGLEPKGARVRGHVRFNQRQLVGEPMRVRRKLLGHEMAMIYQDALSSLNPAMTIRAQLKQVVRRGGRRTPHELLTLVGLDPERTLRSYPHELSGGQRQRVLIAMALSRDPKLIVADEPTTALDVTVQAQIIELLLRLREELGFALILVSHDLALIADVTDRVVVMYGGQIVETGVTADLVEAPAHHYTRGLLGSVLSLESAQERMTQIKGVVPSPADFPAGCRFADRCPLASEVCRTTAPDLVGTPTHTAACHHPAIVPAPTDRSESGVVQ
- a CDS encoding ABC transporter ATP-binding protein, producing the protein MNALVELSDAHVVHKARSGGLFTRDKVYALTGADLVIAPGETVGVVGESGCGKSTLAKVLVGVQRPTSGTVSFRGRDLWTMSPAERRTAVGAGTGMIFQDPSTALNRRLPVRQILRDPLDVHGRGTKAQREERVRELMSLVGLPRALTDALPGQLSGGQRQRVAIARALALDPDLVVADEPTSALDVSVRAQILNLLLDLKERLGLALVFVSHDIQTVRRMSDRVITMYLGRIVEESPAADVTDGSRHPYTRALFSATPGLLDPIDPIPLVGPVPSATRPPSGCPFRTRCWKAEGVCGEVMPDFSAASSPEHRYRCHHPVEEGEATRDLVRQSHLPKEP